The following are from one region of the Corylus avellana chromosome ca1, CavTom2PMs-1.0 genome:
- the LOC132178980 gene encoding F-box/LRR-repeat protein At4g14103-like isoform X1, translated as MSGEPSKFMETTCVIQKPQKKQKPNGNPKCLGNLPDEVLRHILSFLPTTDAVRTSVLSRRWEYLWASIPNLNFGRQPANRNLLMDFVERALCLLDSSVIKRLSLSCDVLGDASRINTWISTAVRWHNVQELNVHLEKIERFVPLPYCLFNCKTLTSLHLDMMYVLKLPTTIYFSSLKILSIQRVTFLNEYLTRKLFSGLPVLEELKLRNCSWGDLKFVSISAPKLHRLFIFENDTRNRDFGSPSDFCQVTIVGDSLKKFCYIGNLTGEYCLCKSFSLKEAYMKEAYIHTTWVSLSERREQIALRMIKLLIGLSNVEQLTLSSYTIEGITEWFDWIWDPVPPCFLSHLKWIKVSYLKEENEEELSAVKFLLKNAVVLDEIIITITKYYEVNLEAQLKVAKQLLALPRGSQNCKIILE; from the exons ATGAGCG GGGAACCATCTAAGTTTATGGAGACAACATGTGTTATTCAGAAACCCCAAAAGAAGCAGAAACCGAATGGGAACCCCAAATGCTTGGGAAACTTACCGGATGAGGTTCTTCGACACATCCTTTCGTTTCTTCCAACAACAGATGCCGTTAGGACAAGCGTACTTTCTAGAAGGTGGGAGTACCTTTGGGCTTCTATTCCCAATCTGAATTTTGGGAGACAGCCTGCAAATAGAAATCTTTTGATGGATTTTGTGGAGAGGGCGCTTTGTCTTCTTGATTCATCCGTTATCAAACGATTATCTCTCTCTTGTGATGTGCTCGGAGATGCTTCTCGTATTAATACGTGGATCTCTACTGCAGTAAGGTGGCATAATGTTCAGGAGTTGAATGTTCATCTTGAAAAAATAGAGCGGTTTGTTCCACTTCCTTATTGCTTATTTAATTGTAAGACACTCACAAGCTTGCACCTTGATATGATGTATGTCCTCAAGCTTCCCACTACAATTTATTTCTCAAGTCTAAAGATTTTGAGCATCCAAAGGGTTACATTTCTGAATGAGTACTTGACCCGGAAGCTTTTTTCTGGTCTGCCAGTTCTTGAGGAGCTGAAATTAAGAAATTGCAGCTGGGGTGATCTCAAGTTTGTTAGTATTTCTGCTCCCAAGCTACATAGATTGTTCATATTTGAAAACGATACAAGAAATAGAGATTTTGGGAGTCCTAGTGATTTTTGTCAGGTAACGATTGTTGGAGATAGCCTGAAGAAATTTTGTTACATCGGTAATCTGACCGGCGAATATTGCTTATGTAAGTCATTCTCACTGAAAGAGGCATATATGAAAGAGGCATATATTCATACAACCTGGGTCAGTCTTTCAGAACGAAGAGAACAAATTGCTCTTCGCATGATTAAACTTCTTATAGGGCTCTCCAACGTAGAACAACTAACCCTCAGCTCTTACACGATTGAG GGGATTACTGAATGGTTTGATTGGATATGGGACCCAGTGCCTCCATGTTTCTTGTCCCATCTCAAGTGGATTAAAGTAAGttatttaaaagaagaaaatgaggaaGAGCTTTCTGCGGTGAAGTTTTTGCTCAAGAATGCAGTTGTCTTGGATGAAATAATTATAACTATTACAAAGTATTatgaagtaaatttggaagCGCAGTTGAAGGTTGCTAAACAGTTGTTAGCACTCCCTAGAGGATcacaaaattgtaaaatcatTTTGGAATGA
- the LOC132178980 gene encoding F-box/LRR-repeat protein At4g14103-like isoform X3, whose translation MSGEPSKFMETTCVIQKPQKKQKPNGNPKCLGNLPDEVLRHILSFLPTTDAVRTSVLSRRWEYLWASIPNLNFGRQPANRNLLMDFVERALCLLDSSVIKRLSLSCDVLGDASRINTWISTAVRWHNVQELNVHLEKIERFVPLPYCLFNCKTLTSLHLDMMYVLKLPTTIYFSSLKILSIQRVTFLNEYLTRKLFSGLPVLEELKLRNCSWGDLKFVSISAPKLHRLFIFENDTRNRDFGSPSDFCQVTIVGDSLKKFCYIGNLTGEYCLCKSFSLKEAYMKEAYIHTTWVSLSERREQIALRMIKLLIGLSNVEQLTLSSYTIE comes from the exons ATGAGCG GGGAACCATCTAAGTTTATGGAGACAACATGTGTTATTCAGAAACCCCAAAAGAAGCAGAAACCGAATGGGAACCCCAAATGCTTGGGAAACTTACCGGATGAGGTTCTTCGACACATCCTTTCGTTTCTTCCAACAACAGATGCCGTTAGGACAAGCGTACTTTCTAGAAGGTGGGAGTACCTTTGGGCTTCTATTCCCAATCTGAATTTTGGGAGACAGCCTGCAAATAGAAATCTTTTGATGGATTTTGTGGAGAGGGCGCTTTGTCTTCTTGATTCATCCGTTATCAAACGATTATCTCTCTCTTGTGATGTGCTCGGAGATGCTTCTCGTATTAATACGTGGATCTCTACTGCAGTAAGGTGGCATAATGTTCAGGAGTTGAATGTTCATCTTGAAAAAATAGAGCGGTTTGTTCCACTTCCTTATTGCTTATTTAATTGTAAGACACTCACAAGCTTGCACCTTGATATGATGTATGTCCTCAAGCTTCCCACTACAATTTATTTCTCAAGTCTAAAGATTTTGAGCATCCAAAGGGTTACATTTCTGAATGAGTACTTGACCCGGAAGCTTTTTTCTGGTCTGCCAGTTCTTGAGGAGCTGAAATTAAGAAATTGCAGCTGGGGTGATCTCAAGTTTGTTAGTATTTCTGCTCCCAAGCTACATAGATTGTTCATATTTGAAAACGATACAAGAAATAGAGATTTTGGGAGTCCTAGTGATTTTTGTCAGGTAACGATTGTTGGAGATAGCCTGAAGAAATTTTGTTACATCGGTAATCTGACCGGCGAATATTGCTTATGTAAGTCATTCTCACTGAAAGAGGCATATATGAAAGAGGCATATATTCATACAACCTGGGTCAGTCTTTCAGAACGAAGAGAACAAATTGCTCTTCGCATGATTAAACTTCTTATAGGGCTCTCCAACGTAGAACAACTAACCCTCAGCTCTTACACGATTGAG
- the LOC132178980 gene encoding F-box/LRR-repeat protein At4g14103-like isoform X2 yields the protein MSGEPSKFMETTCVIQKPQKKQKPNGNPKCLGNLPDEVLRHILSFLPTTDAVRTSVLSRRWEYLWASIPNLNFGRQPANRNLLMDFVERALCLLDSSVIKRLSLSCDVLGDASRINTWISTAVRWHNVQELNVHLEKIERFVPLPYCLFNCKTLTSLHLDMMYVLKLPTTIYFSSLKILSIQRVTFLNEYLTRKLFSGLPVLEELKLRNCSWGDLKFVSISAPKLHRLFIFENDTRNRDFGSPSDFCQVTIVGDSLKKFCYIGNLTGEYCLCKSFSLKEAYMKEAYIHTTWVSLSERREQIALRMIKLLIGLSNVEQLTLSSYTIEHMMYAAGQLPHLPMFNSLMI from the exons ATGAGCG GGGAACCATCTAAGTTTATGGAGACAACATGTGTTATTCAGAAACCCCAAAAGAAGCAGAAACCGAATGGGAACCCCAAATGCTTGGGAAACTTACCGGATGAGGTTCTTCGACACATCCTTTCGTTTCTTCCAACAACAGATGCCGTTAGGACAAGCGTACTTTCTAGAAGGTGGGAGTACCTTTGGGCTTCTATTCCCAATCTGAATTTTGGGAGACAGCCTGCAAATAGAAATCTTTTGATGGATTTTGTGGAGAGGGCGCTTTGTCTTCTTGATTCATCCGTTATCAAACGATTATCTCTCTCTTGTGATGTGCTCGGAGATGCTTCTCGTATTAATACGTGGATCTCTACTGCAGTAAGGTGGCATAATGTTCAGGAGTTGAATGTTCATCTTGAAAAAATAGAGCGGTTTGTTCCACTTCCTTATTGCTTATTTAATTGTAAGACACTCACAAGCTTGCACCTTGATATGATGTATGTCCTCAAGCTTCCCACTACAATTTATTTCTCAAGTCTAAAGATTTTGAGCATCCAAAGGGTTACATTTCTGAATGAGTACTTGACCCGGAAGCTTTTTTCTGGTCTGCCAGTTCTTGAGGAGCTGAAATTAAGAAATTGCAGCTGGGGTGATCTCAAGTTTGTTAGTATTTCTGCTCCCAAGCTACATAGATTGTTCATATTTGAAAACGATACAAGAAATAGAGATTTTGGGAGTCCTAGTGATTTTTGTCAGGTAACGATTGTTGGAGATAGCCTGAAGAAATTTTGTTACATCGGTAATCTGACCGGCGAATATTGCTTATGTAAGTCATTCTCACTGAAAGAGGCATATATGAAAGAGGCATATATTCATACAACCTGGGTCAGTCTTTCAGAACGAAGAGAACAAATTGCTCTTCGCATGATTAAACTTCTTATAGGGCTCTCCAACGTAGAACAACTAACCCTCAGCTCTTACACGATTGAG CATATGATGTATGCAGCAGGACAGCTCCCTCATTTGCCTATGTTCAATAGTCTGATGATTTGA